In one window of Candidatus Poribacteria bacterium DNA:
- a CDS encoding phytanoyl-CoA dioxygenase family protein: MTPEVAFKKRNQLTKDGYCVVDDILTQDFLEELRQTSDRLLDDMEHPPHWKYQGSDLHVRGIDELAIDRLIHWQPTRDALEAMGLGDFKSTGGFIILSKPPGGPPLYWHQDWMGWNDPISTAPWPQYLFLSYYLIDTTLENGCFRIIPGTHLKRIPLHNGLVQAHAQGGYYVEEDDPYMFCDHPDAIDLPVKAGSLVIAEGRVLHAARGNQSDQRRTLLLGWHTRPPTPPDYWTGDVPEIIKNRDPNAQYEATREPGEYLV; this comes from the coding sequence ATGACACCCGAGGTGGCATTTAAGAAACGGAATCAATTGACTAAAGATGGATATTGTGTCGTTGACGATATTTTGACACAAGATTTTCTCGAAGAATTGCGCCAAACATCAGACCGGCTGCTCGACGATATGGAACATCCACCACATTGGAAGTATCAGGGGTCAGACCTTCACGTCAGAGGAATTGATGAGTTAGCAATTGATCGGCTCATCCACTGGCAACCCACACGCGATGCATTAGAGGCGATGGGCTTGGGTGATTTCAAGTCAACCGGCGGATTCATCATCTTGAGCAAACCGCCGGGAGGACCGCCCCTCTACTGGCACCAAGATTGGATGGGTTGGAACGACCCAATCAGCACCGCTCCGTGGCCCCAGTATCTATTTCTCTCCTACTACCTGATCGATACCACCCTTGAAAACGGCTGTTTTCGGATTATCCCCGGTACGCACTTGAAGCGTATCCCCCTGCACAATGGGTTGGTACAAGCTCATGCACAGGGCGGCTACTATGTAGAGGAGGACGATCCGTATATGTTCTGCGACCATCCCGACGCAATCGACCTACCGGTGAAAGCGGGATCGCTCGTGATCGCGGAAGGACGGGTGCTACACGCGGCGCGGGGAAACCAGAGTGACCAACGACGTACACTCTTACTGGGTTGGCACACCCGTCCACCGACGCCACCGGACTATTGGACAGGCGATGTGCCTGAAATCATCAAAAACCGTGACCCTAACGCCCAATACGAAGCGACGCGAGAACCGGGCGAATATCTTGTCTGA